GTCTTTCATTTAGGACAAACAGGAGAAACAGCTTTCCTATATTTAGAGAGACTGTTGGGAGCAACATTTGCTCGATGTAAAATCTTTCATTGAGTCGCTCTTATTCGGTTACAGTTGTATATTTTAATTTCGTCCAAATGTTGTCCCACATTTCTGCAGCTATTCCAACACCAAGTTCCCTCTCCTAGACCCCCCTAAGTGACTCATTTCCTGAGCCTGAGCAATCAACCAAACTAGCATAGAAGGTCCTAATGGCAGCCTTCCCCTGGGAAAGAAGTACCTGTTTCTCTATTTGTGTAACACTGATATCTACAAGCAAAGATGTATCTTTAGCAATAAAATTTCTGACctgaaaataacaaaacaacagTATTTTCAACTGCACGACCAGATAATTGAGCTAAAGCTCCGTCAAAAAATCAAGTGGGTGACGTGGTGGGCAATATACATTGAGGAAAGCAAATTTCTCCCCGTGTAGAGAGGCTAAAACTAATACAAAGCGTCCATATTTATCTTTAACACATTTTGACACCTTAAGTGGTAATTTTTTTCTGATGATCATTGCCACCCCTCTGCTTTTGGAGGTGAATGATGAAAAATAGACGATCAAAACCGCATTGTTGCAGCTTTAAATGTTCCTCATAATTGATGTGTTTCTTGCAGCAGAGCAATATcaactttttctttctttaaaaaacTCCTTTTGATGGAGAGTGGCTTCCCTTAACATTCCAGGTGCAAAGCTTCAGTGTGTTAGAGGTCATGACATTTTTAACAGAGTATTCGGGCTTCCAAATGTACTACACTCTCCAGGTAGGTCATGCACCATACTATAACCCagctgagaaacaaaaaaagacaaaaaacaccAATCACACACAACAAGTGTGCAGACAGCACTGTGGGAGGGAACTTCCCTTTTTGATAACCAGGGGATTACCTTAACTTTCTCCATTTCTCAACTCTAACTCGGAAAACTTTTCTGAACCCCAATAGTACCACCTAAATGGTAGCATCCACCCTTATATAACATTGGGCAGGTTCTTAAACAGggcaataggaaaaaaaaatcacttcaaattGCCCAATCAAGACTTTATGAGACACCAGTCTTCACAAAAGTTAAATATAGAAACCCACCACAAATAAATGTAATATAAAACAACATATTCTTATTTTTCAAGCTCGTTAACCTGCCATAGACATAAACAGACCGTTTGGTGACTCACGTAAAGTTTACTTGAGTGTGTCCACATAAGTCACTGCCTTAGCGGGGGAGTCGAAGTTTTTAGCCTCCCCACCGAGGATTACTTTCAGTGCAACCGGGTAAAGCATCATGTATTTGGCGCCCAACTCTCGCAGTCGCCTCTTCACATCATCAAAAGCCTTCCGTTTACGAAGCACCGCCGCCGACAAATCATGGAAGAACATGATGGAGAATTCCCGGCGCTTCACGGTCCCACAGCGTCCAACACCCGCAGTTTGTCGGCGAAGTTGTGAAATCGGATCAGGACGGGTCACGGTCGCTGGTTCAGTCCCGGCTTCGGCACTAAAGTACTGTGAGCCCTCTCAATTTTAAAGCTGCCGTCTTTCGTCTCCATTCCGAGCATGTCGGGTATCTAGCTCTCAAAAAACTTTGTAGAGATGCTCCCCTCCGTGTCTTCTGGTAGTCCAATAATGCGTACATTTTTCCTCCTGCCTCTATTTTCGAGGTCATCAATATGCTCGGCCATGCTTTTTATCTGCTTCTCAAGCTCGTGCACCCGAGTATTCACGTCCTCGCAGGTATGTTCGGCCCCAGCAATCCTGTTTTCGGCCTCGGCGGTATGCTCCTCTATCATTTTTAATTGCTCGCCGTGAGCCAGTACCATTTGAGATCGCGGCCCAAGCTTTTCATCAATCACCTCAGTGATGTTCGGCGTTATTTCCTGAATAGTTTGATGAAAGGAGGCATCGAGGACAACCCCGGTGTCCGGTtaaacctgttgttgcgcttccTCTAGCATGCTAGCAGAAGCTTCTGGCTCGCTCGTCTTAGCTGGGTTACGATCCTCTCTTGGCAGTATCTTGTCCCGGAATCTCAAAAAGTATTCATCAATATTCATGATGAAACCTGCAACTTGAGAATTGTTGCAAATATTAAGGTGGGTGGAGTTTTTCCATGAAAAATCAATACGGTGGTGCGAAGCTCAGAAAGAGCCAACCATCTCTTACGCCACCATCTTGGATCCTCTTGTGTGGTGTTTTAAGTGATGCCTCTGAGcgaatctttgatcacaaactgagcaggaaaaagggttttcgccagtgtgggttcttgtgagtCGTTTTAAGTTGCTCTTTTGActgaattttttaccacaaactgagcaggcaaaaggtttttcgccagcgtTGGTTCTTGTGTGGATTTTTAAGTTTTCCTTTTAAGTGAATCTTTGATTAtaaactgaacaggaaaaaggtttgttaccagtgtgggttcttgtgtggatTTTTAAGTTTCCCTTTTGACTGAATCTTcgtccacaaactgagcaggaaaagggtttttcgccagtgtgggttcttgtgtgtcgttTCAAGATGCTCTTGCacctgaatctttgaccacaaactgagcaggaaaaaggtttgtcaccagtgtgggttcttgtgtggatTTTTAAGTTTTCCTTttgagtgaatctttgaccacaaactacgcaggaaaaaggtttttcgccagtgtgggttcttgagtggatttttaagttttcatttgtagtgaatctttgaccacaaactgagcaggaaaaagcttttacgccagtgtgggttcttgtgtgtcgttTTAAGTAAATCTTGcaactgaatccttgaccacaatctgagcaggaaaaaggtttttctccagtgtgcgtGGTTTCGTGTATTTTTAAGCTTGTCTTTgcagtgaatctttgaccacaaactgagcaggaaaagagtttttcaccagtgtgggttcttgtgtgccgTTTGAAGTTGCTCTTGCAcccgaatctttgaccacaaactgagcaggaaaatggtttttcgccagtgtgggttcttgtgtgtcgtgTTAAGTAGCTCTTGCGACTGAATCTttcaccacaaactgagcaggaaaaagcttTTTCGCCAGTAtgggtacttgtgtgtccatttaagGTGCCCTTGcaactgaatctttgaccacaaactaaacaggaaaaaggcttttcgccagtgtgggttcttttgtGTCGTTTTAAGGTGATCTtgtgactgaatctttgaccacaaacagagcaggaaaaaggtttttcgccagtgtgggttcttgtgtgtactttcAAGTATTGCTTTTGagcgaatccttgaccacaaactgagcaggaaaaaggctttttaCCAGTGTGGCTCCAAATATGCGTCCGACAAGTATACTTATTAGCAAAGGATGtcccacactgagagcatttgcagaGTTTGTCGTCACCGTGAGATGTCTTATGACCATCATCATTGTAAGGTGAGTGTGATGTGGCGCCATTTCTGTCTGACGGAGCAATGAAAATGTCTGCTTGCAATCCTTCTGTTGAGTTGCTGCTGCCGCTTGGAGCCTCCGCCCCTCTGCCGGCCTCACTTGGACCATCTTCActcttcaagggctcaccagtcAACCTGGTGATATGCTCCTCCTCTTCCTTCTCTTTAACGCATGGCAGCTCcccctcctcctttttgatcgGAAGTTGCTTCTGTTGACAGGGCTTGGGctcctcctctttgatttgggggagctcAACATCCTCTTTCACGCCAGGAGATTCTGGCTGCCGCCGCTCAGCACTAAGATATTTTAtgaaacctgcaagacacaagaaaACCATTGATATATTTTATGGACTACCACCGCGTCTTTCCTTTTCGCAAAACTTGGGAGAAGACGAGTACAGGGATCTCTTGCGGTTTCGTGGATCCAGAACATGCTATGGTTTTGAAAAGTATCCACAAAAAATAGTAGGAAAAAATATGCGGTTTCATTTTGAGCCGCAAGAAACATTGTTTCGCGTATAAATGCGTCCAAAAAATTTGGCGCCGAAAACTATCGGCCAAAAATAGCTAAGAATTCAATTTCGGTTGAAATGTTTTGAAGACCGAAAGTTCACCATCGAATTGTGTGAAGAACtttagtcctcttgtgatgagaTCATTAAAACACGGCATTAAAACGGGCTCAGCCTGAAAAGACTGTTGTAATTAAGGTTTTGAACCAGAAGTTGCCAGTCTTCGCTTCTTGGCGTGCATGTGCAATAAGAGTTCgcattttagagcgaataagaaatgTCCCTTCTATGCTGTAATGCGAGACAGACGttgttaaaagtatttttttcttgtttcaggtgagaaaaagagtataatttgactgtggattgctttattttaggatgattgtgatgtgtactgtgtgttaatatagctcagaaatatgttaatgGTTATGTATGTTTATGTATGACTGCAAATGTGTTCGTAATGGCGAGCGGACAATGTGTGAATGCTAGTAGTGTCTAaaatgcagaagttaaatgttttatcacaaaaactttcatttatttatttttacaattgtATAAGAATTCACATTTTTGAGCGAATAAGATATGAGCGGTCTgtgtgcagcaatgcgagacggacgttgttttttttcttgtttcagctgtacaagaaaaatgaaaataaaattaaattaaatgtgtaACAACAGACTGACGCATTTAATCTCTGTCCACACCACGCCACAGATGCATAGCTATAATTGCAACTGACTGCTACACACCTCATCAGACTTTTGCGTTCTCCAATGCCGCACCTGTCCTGAATATCGCCTGATCACTGGCTTGCCataggaaaaaatgtgagcgcCTCTTACTAGTTGCTCTTTTTAACGCTCCCCCTGTGGCCCTTACGCCCGCCAGATTTTCCCCGAGGTCCTAGCGCCCTTCCCATTGCATAacaaacttaatttttttttatttaaaaaaaaaaaaaatttttttggggatttgtctgcgagccagatgcagctgtcaaaagagccatatctggctcgcgagccagatccataagttcccgacccctggtctagttgGTTGTCTAttggtttagttgtttttgtcatctcgtttttctgttttttttctttcctgtcTCTTCATTGTGTGGACTTAAGTCAAAGGACAGGAGTATCCCACGAAATAAGACTGCTGGACGATGAGATCAGGGGTGGGATTATATTAGTTTTTCTTCCTCCCACTCCCTGTCGAGCACAAATAATTTTTCTGAGTGTTATTTACTCATATGTTTATTTGCATGCATTATGTAGCCTTTTATTCTTAGTTAAAGCAATCATGCATtcacattagagatgtcccgatccgatgttTGGATCCGTatgggatcggccgacacggaaaaattccgatccagtttttttaaaagtctggtccgggttttccagcgcaccgatttacatactccattccagtttttgcttcggtttccctaaaatccggtccgcattttacggcacaccttcaacacactacattactgtCTCCCAAtttccgagagactttatcggtaaaaatgtcagctgtgtgggatcatttcaccttgaaggacgacaaagaagaagaggcagagtgcaacatatgccacaataaaatcaagcgtggtggtaaagctgtaagaagttttaattagggctgtcaaaattatcgcgttaacgcgcggtaattatttttttaaattaatcacgttaaaatatttgacgcaattaacgcacatgtcccgctcagacagtattttgccttttggtaagttttacagcaaggctttttgtgctgtctaacagcgaactcttgtggtcgctttgcgacatggtttattgttgtcttgccagttcaatatggctgcacgacgtctcgggctgatacctacgttgtaatgttgtgcttatatgatccttggacaagatttgtccgtaagtatggttgttgtaaataatgtacatattatgttagtaagcgaaatgttatattttttgtatgagacgctttttgtttatgtttagtggacctgtatagcgtgctaagctaacgttgttgctaatgcaatgcttgtgtactttttttttgtagttttacgacggtctaaagaggacaatggcttgaggccattttattaataaatcagatgaaaaaggaagaagtcttgaTTATTAtgacgtcgttcactagctgtctagctttggaaaaagtagacgctttggagtgaggacagcatagacagatttaaatgacagtagagtgaaatgcccactacagtccttatgtaccgtatgttgaatgtatatatccatcttgtgtcttatctttccattccaacattttacagaaaatatatataatttacagaaaatatatataatttacagaataatattgcatattttatagatggtttgaattgcgatgaattgcgattaattacgattaattaatttttaagctgtaattaactcgattaaaaattttaatcgtttggcagccctagttttaatacatccaacctaatcaagcatttagcgaaataccaccatgtatgttaagaaaaccgaagacaaaaagaaaggtcctacgcaactaacactagcagaaacttttgctaatgGTGAGAAACTGGCACTCgaaagtcccaaagcccagggaataagtcattgccgaagaattcattctggatgacgagccattatctctcttgagtaaagacgcaccaacacttagaaccacggtacaacatgcccagccgtcattacatccttaagcgattcagccgtggaagattcgagaacgattcacaaacatccaaattccgattattgaaatatgtcaagtaaagcggaactaatacacagcgcggtgttcgggacgcaatgagaaacggaccgcattgcgtcccgagagtaaacatcatgcttttcatagacccgggtaatgccaatactcaactcacggctttagcgcaactcatgccgctggataaaaaacacaagaatacctgactgctgctgacagccgctacaaactacgtcaacatcgtagaTACAtcagtagataatagatatcatatgtacagtggggagaacaagtatttgatacgctgccaatgggaaaacccattggcagtgtatcaaatacttgttctccccactgtatatagaactagatgcaaatgacagacctgacggcgttagcaacattgaagtattgaaaactagatgcgtaagtaaacagccgccatcttaaagcagaagacttgcctagtaggctgttgtgaaccttccaagcgaacctaattaactttttatcgaaaatactcctaaatcggcaaaatcgtgacttgaatctatcttcaaaacagttttaaaactttcacatgtcgaaagtagacagaagggaaattatggaataacgggagcaattttaacaacagttgattcacaaaattaaatgaattgaatgtagtttaaagctgctgatacaaaatggggacttgagtattttatttactgtttttaaatgttaacttgatactgaaatagtcgtttattttaacctgagaggctttttatacaattattgtaactaatgaatgaatgaaattcattgtcattgtcatcatcatcggtatcattgacatttACAGAAAgtgggatagtttggccaaGAAAGAGAATCAGTGACAGTCACAGaatatggaataatttgcccgaaaagacgatgacagacaaagaaagacgggaaaaagcatatgcttatcaatacccgtcccccagcagcccgggacgcacagtctagCATGGTAGAGTTGCATAGTCACATTACATGAGCGCttattttccgtttttttttcttccttatttgtccatttttttactcatatatcttcccaaaagtcattgattgccatggcatTACGcaatattgtcaatttgagtagGTTCATTGGATAGGTTGCTTTTCAAGTTGGTGTAGGGAGGGATGGCCGGGGGTGTCATGGAGGCCCACGTCTGCTGTATCCGCTCCGGAAGATTAGTCATCATCCGCCCTTGCCCGGTTCCCGCGAGCGAGCCTTTCTTGCTCCCGGATCTCGGTAGCATCACTTAACGCTGCTTGTTCCTTTCACCTGGGACAATTCGTCGTCGTTGTTACGAGCAATCTCCATTGCCTCTTTGTGTTGACGCTTCATTCTCACCGAGAATCTGTGTACCCAGAGGGAACCAAGAAGCAGCGGGAGGGCGAGCGCCATCAGTGAGCCAAATATAAAGAGGTCTTCGACGTCCTCAATCTGGAGAGACGTTAAGCATATGGGCCTCCATTTTCCCCCGGCATCCTCTGCATATCCAGACGCAAAGGTGTTGGCTGGACATGGCCGTTGGTTTGGTGTAGGTCGCATtgtagaaaatattttgtccaatGAGCTTagtgtccagtcaagcagctccattTCACAGAAGGTTAAACACAGCCCGCACGTTGCAATAGCAGATCAGTGATCTAAGTTTGCTGGAGGGCATATCTTCAGGGCATGCAATGTTATGTCTTAGTCTCTGTCCATGACATTTAATCATCCTTTTGTTGCCTTTTTGTTGTGGGAACATTTAGTTGCGGATGTGTGTGTGCAGTGCAGCTATGTCTCATTTAGGTTCGAATAGCGATTTAGAATGGTTCCCTTGTACATCTTTTTGAAGTAACTAAATGATTCTATACTCGTAAGCGCTGCATCACATATATTCCATAGGCGAGCCCCGATGTTCGTAATCGAGAAAGATTTTACTGTGTTTActgtaatgcacgaaacattaaaagcatctaatagcttggggggtttgtgggatttttcaCTGAGGttgcttgtttgttttgcttttttaagacagtttacaatagtatttgcacgttttactgacggactatgccatttctgtttgttatttataatgttttgtgtttgccactgaataaacaggtcagtttcttgttaccaaccgttgtgtgttattcaaactcacctaattcagctggttcgttgttatcaagagtactaaaacccttttcaacatgagtctgacaactaagtaaggaggctaagtaactttaaactttaatacatgctcagataggccggtatcggatcggaagtgcaaaacaatatcggtatcggatcagaagtgcaaaaacctggatcgggacatccctaattcacATTCTGGTTAGTTTTAACAAATACCATTTCATGTCATAAAAGTAAGCCCAGTTATTTTAGTCCTTTGAAGAACTCAAAGGTGTGACACGATCCCCCTTagtctactcaagtctttgataatcaaATCAGGGGAAGTCACATACGACCCCCAGAACTGTTGACCAATGGTTTGAATGATTAAAGTAAATGCCAACTAGATTGTAAAATATGAGGTATGTAATGGAGTCAGATTCTGAAATGTGGGTGCCTCATTCCTTAAAACCTGTGTTTATTGTTTGACCACATCCTGAGACTCTCAGTATTTCTATGTCGACTCTGTTTTTATGAAAGCCTCCAGAACAGAAAACGAATGCATGGTGTTGTGAGTACGAGGTCGAGAGCCAACGCCATCATGAGTTAAATTGTGTATCTGTTTCTTTGTGCATGCTTGAAATAAAAAGCATCATTATCAAAAGgatatttcgattcttggtgagagcatatcgataaccttctgggctacaaagtatcacaatatatcgcctttttaatatattttcactagaggtgggaatctttgagcGCCTCACGAtttgattatgattcagaggctacgattcgattataaatcaattattcaTGCTCAATGTCCCCCCCCAGCTATtacctgcttttaatgtttggtacattagttacataaatagtacaaaaatcctctcgggCTTAAATgacctactatttcagtatcacgttaacagttcaaaacagtaaataaaatcctcaagtccccattctgtatcagcagcttgaaactacattcaattaatttaatgtcgtGATTTAACCGttaaaaccgtttcatcatttaaagatagattcaagtcaagattttactgatttaggattattttagataaaaagttaattaggttcgctacaacagagctttaagatgtctgtcatttcgcatctagttctgtatccatgtgatatccaccgtagcattatgtgggcataGTTATTAGCAACGTGGGTgaagtttgtagcaactgggtGTTGTTTGTACCGGCTgtctgcgttatttttttttttatctagcggcatgagttgtggTGGATatatactctcggtccgttcctcattgcctagccaagaccgcgctgactgtgttttagttccgttttacttagcatatttaaatagccggaatatggatgtttgtaaatcgttctcgaatcttcagcggccaaatcgcgaataatctaagaatcagaaatttcacacacctttaACTGTCACACCCCTATGAGTAAAT
This sequence is a window from Corythoichthys intestinalis isolate RoL2023-P3 chromosome 13, ASM3026506v1, whole genome shotgun sequence. Protein-coding genes within it:
- the LOC130928065 gene encoding gastrula zinc finger protein XlCGF57.1-like isoform X2; translation: MSDQYVSQAHCLEHQESACVKGESPYIKEEEESVHIKGFIKYLSAERRQPESPGVKEDVELPQIKEEEPKPCQQKQLPIKKEEGELPCVKEKEEEEHITRLTGEPLKSEDGPSEAGRGAEAPSGSSNSTEGLQADIFIAPSDRNGATSHSPYNDDGHKTSHGDDKLCKCSQCGTSFANKYTCRTHIWSHTGKKPFSCSVCGQGFAQKQYLKVHTRTHTGEKPFSCSVCGQRFSHKITLKRHKRTHTGEKPFSCLVCGQRFSCKGTLNGHTSTHTGEKAFSCSVCGERFSRKSYLTRHTRTHTGEKPFSCSVCGQRFGCKSNFKRHTRTHTGEKLFSCSVCGQRFTAKTSLKIHETTHTGEKPFSCSDCGQGFSCKIYLKRHTRTHTGVKAFSCSVCGQRFTTNENLKIHSRTHTGEKPFSCVVCGQRFTQKENLKIHTRTHTGDKPFSCSVCGQRFRCKSILKRHTRTHTGEKPFSCSVCGRRFSQKGNLKIHTRTHTGNKPFSCSVYNQRFT
- the LOC130928065 gene encoding gastrula zinc finger protein XlCGF57.1-like isoform X1, whose translation is MSDQYVSQAHCLEHQESACVKGESPYIKEEEESVHIKGHPKHCFEAEIKNGFIKYLSAERRQPESPGVKEDVELPQIKEEEPKPCQQKQLPIKKEEGELPCVKEKEEEEHITRLTGEPLKSEDGPSEAGRGAEAPSGSSNSTEGLQADIFIAPSDRNGATSHSPYNDDGHKTSHGDDKLCKCSQCGTSFANKYTCRTHIWSHTGKKPFSCSVCGQGFAQKQYLKVHTRTHTGEKPFSCSVCGQRFSHKITLKRHKRTHTGEKPFSCLVCGQRFSCKGTLNGHTSTHTGEKAFSCSVCGERFSRKSYLTRHTRTHTGEKPFSCSVCGQRFGCKSNFKRHTRTHTGEKLFSCSVCGQRFTAKTSLKIHETTHTGEKPFSCSDCGQGFSCKIYLKRHTRTHTGVKAFSCSVCGQRFTTNENLKIHSRTHTGEKPFSCVVCGQRFTQKENLKIHTRTHTGDKPFSCSVCGQRFRCKSILKRHTRTHTGEKPFSCSVCGRRFSQKGNLKIHTRTHTGNKPFSCSVYNQRFT